In Aulosira sp. FACHB-615, the DNA window AGTAAGTTGAGTTGCGTTAGCTGAATTTCCCAAGGATATAGTTGCAATAGTTCTTGGATTTTAGTGGCGTACTCGGCAGCAAATAAAGGTGGATAAGGTTGATAATCGCGGCTTTGGACTTGTTCTAAGACTACGCGATCGCCTGCGGTAAAGGCAATTGTCGGCCCAGCAAATAAATAATTCATCACGCCATCAAATTGCGTTCCATCTAACCACTCGCGCGAATCTCCCCACACTTCCCCCACAATATAAGCTTCGGGGTTAATTGCTTTGACTCGCTCTCGAAATTCTTGCCAAAAACCAGGAGCTTTCACTTCAAATGGTACATCCAACCGCCAACCATCAATGCCAAATTTCATCCAATATTCGGCAATCTCCATAATATATTCCCTAACTTCTGGGTTGTTATGGTTAAAGGCTGGCAAAGCCCGATTATCCGCCCAACCTTCATAATTAGCCGGAAAATCACCGTTGTAAGCAGAAAGCGGCCAGCCGTGAATTTTAAACCAATTCACCCAAGGCGAATGAGGGCCATTTTCCAACACATCATGAAAAAAGAAAAACCCACGGCTGGAATGATTAAATACTCCATCCAAAACCACTTTTATATTCCGTTGATGGGCAGCTTCTAGTAATTCTTTAAAAGCTTCATTTCCTCCCAACAACGGATCAACTTGATAATAATCATGGGTGTGGTAACGGTGATTACTCGCAGATTGAAAAATCGGCGTGAAATAAATCGCGTTAATTCCTAAACTTTGGATGTAGTCTAACCCTTCTAGAATGCCCCACAAATCACCGCCCTTATAACCTTGTAATGTTGGCATTGCTTCCCAGTCTTCCCAACGGGCTTCGTGTAATAATCGTTTACGCGGCTGTTTACTTCTGGCAAAGCGATCGGGAAAGATTTGGTAGAATACAGCGTGCTTAACCCAGTCTGGTGTTTGAATTTGCATAGGTAATTATTTCTACTTTCAGGAGAGATTGTGACAAATATTTCTCCAGTTATGACTCTCACCTATGATGGAAAAATCTCCAAGGTTTTAATTGTTAATTTTAGATTTGAAATTTATTACTCACGCAGAGGCAAGGCAGCGCGTTGGGCAGATTTCCCGACTTGAAGCGACTGCCGTGCAGAGGCGCGGAGAATCAGATATGAAGGGAGGGAATTTGCGATATATGATGATTTACTTCTCTATCTGAAGTTAGTTGACAGTTATATTAAATTTTTGCGATTTTTATTCATGAAATTTCCATAGATTCTCAGCACTATAGCAATTCTATCCGAGTCGTGAAAAAGTATTCTTTTTAACGTAGACGCGAAGCGGCTTCCCGTTCGCCGTCAGGCGTTCCCGAAGGGTAGGGTACCGCAAAGGACACAAAGAAGAAGAGGAAGGAAAAGAAAGGAAATTTCACGAATGATTTAGGACTGCTATATAGCAATTCTAAATGACTTACAAACATCTTGCTTCCTTCTCTACCTTGTCCTCCTAGTCTCCCTTGTCTGTGTTGTTCACATATCATCCAACAGGACTGCGCTATTCACAGTGAATGTTACTGAATTAGTTAAAATTTCCATTATTCTCTTACTAGTTGCCACTGGTGTAGCTTTAGTATCCCGTCGATTGCGCGTTCCTTATGTGACAGGTTTGGTGTTGGCAGGGTTGCCGATAACCGAATTATTATCCTACCGCATTGGTTTAGATCCTGCTTTAGTTTTGAATTTGTTTTTGCCAATTCTAATTTTTGAAGCTGGGATCAATACA includes these proteins:
- a CDS encoding glycoside hydrolase family 13 protein, with protein sequence MQIQTPDWVKHAVFYQIFPDRFARSKQPRKRLLHEARWEDWEAMPTLQGYKGGDLWGILEGLDYIQSLGINAIYFTPIFQSASNHRYHTHDYYQVDPLLGGNEAFKELLEAAHQRNIKVVLDGVFNHSSRGFFFFHDVLENGPHSPWVNWFKIHGWPLSAYNGDFPANYEGWADNRALPAFNHNNPEVREYIMEIAEYWMKFGIDGWRLDVPFEVKAPGFWQEFRERVKAINPEAYIVGEVWGDSREWLDGTQFDGVMNYLFAGPTIAFTAGDRVVLEQVQSRDYQPYPPLFAAEYATKIQELLQLYPWEIQLTQLNLLASHDTARLMTIAGGDKASIELSTLLLLTFPGAPSIYYGDEVGLPGAIDPDSRRGFPLEANWDQEILQTHRQLIEIRHAYPALRTGDYQVLYAQGTLYVFARKLGTEELIIAVNAGTGSVKANIDIASLQTQPSKLLFGHTEFEWNNAGETKQLCLTVSPRTGCILA